From the Helicoverpa zea isolate HzStark_Cry1AcR chromosome 26, ilHelZeax1.1, whole genome shotgun sequence genome, one window contains:
- the LOC124642880 gene encoding uncharacterized protein K02A2.6-like — MTIGKIGEFNVHNDDWKLYIERLEQYFLVNDIKAELHVPTLITVMGAESYELLVNLCTPNKPKTKTFEQLSDIMGKHLQPKPSELAERYKFRHRKQKEGETISEYVAVLKKMSKTCEFGSWLEESLRDQLVCGIASENIRQRLFAESKLDFAKAYKLASSMESAEKDAAMVEGSKSAAGTDATSTVTCQAITTRRQATGMAERDGEPGAGRREVRGRRGSRERRAGHEAGTSVLSERARLGERARLGERARPQRPCRVCGANHNESTCKFTSYVCRVCNRQGHLRRVCPNIVKQYQVDVENTSRNEEEDSDEVIFVDVCRLSISSCKPIYITLNVHNKDIAMECDTGSAVSCISRECYDRLFSDLTLQPCKLTLRYYTGETVKPLGIIRPLVRYKNRSEFLELLVIERGKTVLLGRHWIAALKIQLPDLNYDVHKMVESNDYNVTYFSSKYCNVFAEGLGRFTGGAVSIHVRPGARPVFMRARPLAYALREPVERALDQFVRDGVLTPVERSDWATPIVPVVKKDGSIRICADYKLTINKVIEIDRYPLPRVEDLLFRLRGGEYYSKIDLSQAYAQFELDDTKIYTVINTHKGLYMYNRLVYGLASSPGIFQRRIEQLFADMPRVGVFLDDIIITGSTKADHVSNLHKVFQRLQDYGLRVKKEKCVFFAKSVSYLGHIISKEGVHTCPEKVKAVLETPAPTNITELRAFIGLVMYYAKFIKNISTVLAPLYNLLKSGIKYNWNDECERAFVRVKRLLADGEVLVHYDPELPLILTTDASSVGVGAVISHVTADGERPVAYASRSLTPAERGYAQIDREALGIIFGIRKFHQYLYGRHFTLRTDHKPLTHIFGDRTGIPVMAASRLQRWAVLLSGYNYKIEYITSSKNSADALSRLPCEISFSGKPRTESTYVNFVENFLPLTSSDIKQVIARDRILARVMLYIHSGWPPVCPGSDEIKPFFARRNELYVECGCIMWGYRMVIPQALQGKLLQQLHSSHMGIVKMKSMARSYIWWPNIDKDIEDLGKSCETCAAEASAPPRTVIQPWPYYNQPWTRLHIDFLGPYRGMTFLVLIDSSSKWLEIFEMSRTNASNVIKVLRATFARFGLPEQLVSDQGPPFTSSEFKYFLLQNGIRQYFSPAYHPSSNGAAENAVNICKRAIKKAIRDGVDVDTALQTFLLAYRNTVHSTTGETPAMLLQKRTLRSRFDLLRTERSVGIRVHDAQQRQIDSSGGVPRSFDEGDPVWMRDYNSANKWVKGSITNVDSTRRYMIARDNGQLVKRHVDQIRRRSRLSVGGPNTEEEGTIEGESSVTQAGDNLIKSGKNEHERSDECVSEEGKSNSAMNEEVRGSVCGQPSDQSPGISAQPQAGYPKRTRKPVIRFQCT; from the coding sequence ATGACGATCGGAAAAATAGGCGAGTTTAACGTACACAACGACGATTGGAAACTATATATCGAACGGTTAGAGCAGTACTTCCTTGTGAATGACATAAAAGCCGAGTTACATGTGCCGACATTAATAACTGTTATGGGAGCAGAGAGCTATGAGTTGCTCGTCAATCTGTGTACACCGAATAAACCGAAGACGAAGACGTTTGAGCAGTTATCAGATATAATGGGCAAACATTTACAACCTAAACCGAGTGAACTCGCTGAGAGGTATAAGTTCAGGCATAGAAAACAGAAGGAGGGTGAAACCATATCCGAGTATGTGGCGGTACTTAAGAAAATGTCGAAGACCTGCGAGTTCGGAAGTTGGCTGGAGGAAAGTTTGAGAGATCAACTGGTGTGCGGAATAGCAAGCGAGAATATTAGGCAACGGTTATTCGCAGAGTCGAAATTGGATTTTGCCAAGGCGTATAAACTTGCCTCCAGCATGGAATCAGCCGAGAAGGACGCCGCTATGGTAGAAGGGTCTAAATCGGCAGCTGGAACTGACGCCACGTCGACGGTTACGTGTCAGGCGATAACGACGAGACGGCAGGCAACGGGCATGGCGGAGCGCGACGGGGAGCCGGGCGCGGGGAGGCGCGAGGTGCGCGGGCGGCGAGGCTcccgcgagcggcgcgcgggcCACGAGGCGGGGACATCGGTGCTGAGCGAGCGGGCTCGGCTGGGGGAGCGGGCTCGGCTGGGGGAGCGAGCTCGGCCACAGCGGCCATGTCGAGTGTGTGGCGCGAACCACAATGAATCAACGTGCAAGTTCACAAGTTACGTGTGTCGAGTGTGCAACCGGCAAGGGCACCTGCGGCGGGTGTGTCCTAATATAGTGAAACAATATCAGGTAGACGTGGAAAACACTAGCAGGAACGAGGAGGAGGACAGTGACGAGGTAATTTTTGTTGATGTTTGTCGGTTGTCGATATCAAGttgtaaacctatttatataACACTTAACGTTCATAACAAAGACATTGCTATGGAATGTGACACAGGTAGTGCAGTGTCTTGTATTAGTCGCGAATGTTACGATAGACTATTTAGCGACCTTACCCTACAACCTTGCAAATTAACTTTAAGATATTACACTGGTGAGACTGTAAAACCGTTAGGTATCATAAGACCGCTAGTTCGTTATAAGAATAGAAGTGAATTTTTAGAATTGCTTGTGATCGAAAGAGGAAAAACTGTACTTTTAGGGCGACATTGGATAGCGGCATTAAAGATACAACTTCCGGATTTAAATTATGATGTGCATAAAATGGTGGAAAGTAATGATTACAATGTAACCTATTTCAGTTCCAAATATTGTAACGTGTTCGCGGAGGGACTCGGGCGGTTCACGGGCGGCGCGGTGAGCATTCACGTGCGGCCGGGCGCGCGGCCGGTGTTCATGCGCGCGCGCCCGCTGGCGTACGCGCTGCGCGAGCCGGTGGAGCGCGCGCTGGACCAGTTCGTGCGCGACGGAGTTCTCACCCCGGTCGAGCGGTCCGACTGGGCCACGCCGATAGTTCCAGTGGTAAAGAAAGATGGTAGCATTCGTATCTGTGCCGATTATAAACTGACCATAAACAAAGTTATTGAAATTGATCGTTATCCGTTGCCTAGGGTAGAAGATTTGTTATTCCGTCTCCGAGGGGGAGAGTACTATAGTAAAATCGATTTGTCTCAAGCGTACGCGCAATTCGAGCTCGACGACACTAAAATATATACGGTGATAAATACCCATAAAGGTTTGTACATGTACAACAGATTAGTATATGGTTTAGCGTCTAGTCCAGGCATTTTTCAGAGGCGAATAGAACAATTATTTGCTGACATGCCGCGGGTGGGTGTCTTTTTAGATGATATAATCATAACAGGTAGTACGAAGGCTGACCATGTAAGCAATTTACATAAAGTCTTTCAACGTTTGCAGGACTACGGACTTAGAGTGAAGAAGGAGAAGTGCGTTTTCTTTGCAAAGTCTGTCTCGTATTTGGGGCACATTATTAGTAAAGAGGGTGTGCACACGTGTCCGGAGAAAGTTAAGGCAGTATTGGAAACGCCGGCTCCTACCAATATCACCGAGTTAAGGGCGTTTATAGGCCTAGTCATGTATTatgcaaaatttattaaaaatattagtacaGTTCTCGCTCCGTTATATAATCTGCTTAAGTCGGGGATTAAGTATAATTGGAATGACGAGTGTGAGAGGGCATTCGTAAGAGTAAAGCGTCTTTTAGCGGATGGTGAGGTACTCGTTCATTACGATCCGGAGTTACCGTTGATTTTGACAACGGACGCGAGTAGCGTGGGCGTGGGCGCAGTCATATCGCATGTGACGGCGGACGGCGAGCGGCCGGTGGCGTACGCGTCGCGCTCACTCACGCCTGCGGAGCGAGGCTATGCACAAATAGATAGGGAGGCTCTTGGAATCATATTTGGTATACGAAAGTTTCATCAATACCTTTATGGTCGTCACTTTACACTAAGAACTGATCATAAACCTTTAACACATATTTTTGGTGATAGAACGGGTATTCCGGTGATGGCGGCTTCACGACTACAGCGGTGGGCGGTACTGCTATCGGGTTACAATTACAAGATTGAGTACATTACTTCGAGTAAAAATAGTGCAGATGCCTTGTCACGCCTGCCGTGTGAAATTAGTTTTTCTGGGAAACCAAGAACAGAAAGTACGTATGTTAACTTTGTTGAAAATTTTTTACCCCTTACTAGCAGTGATATCAAGCAAGTGATAGCCAGGGATAGGATACTTGCTAGGGTAATGTTATACATACATTCGGGTTGGCCGCCAGTTTGTCCTGGTAGTGATGAGATTAAACCGTTCTTTGCTAGGAGAAACGAGTTATATGTGGAATGCGGGTGCATAATGTGGGGATATCGCATGGTGATTCCACAAGCATTGCAAGGTAAATTGTTACAACAATTGCATAGTAGCCATATGGGCATTgtaaaaatgaaaagtatggCTAGGAGTTACATATGGTGGCCTAACATCGATAAAGATATCGAGGACTTAGGTAAAAGTTGCGAGACATGTGCGGCGGAAGCGAGCGCGCCCCCACGAACTGTTATCCAACCATGGCCGTATTATAATCAACCGTGGACTAGACTTCACATTGATTTCTTGGGCCCATATCGAGGTATGACATTTCTAGTATTGATAGATTCGTCTTCAAAGTGGTTAGAAATATTCGAAATGTCGCGGACCAACGCGTCTAATGTTATTAAAGTGTTGCGTGCGACTTTTGCGAGGTTCGGGTTACCGGAACAGTTGGTATCAGATCAGGGACCACCTTTTACTAGTTCagaattcaaatattttcttttgcaaAATGGTATCAGGCAGTATTTTTCACCCGCTTATCATCCGTCTTCAAACGGAGCTGCAGAAAATGCAGTTAACATTTGTAAACGCGCGATAAAAAAAGCAATCAGAGATGGCGTGGATGTAGACACAGCCTTGCAGACGTTTTTACTAGCGTACAGAAACACAGTGCACAGCACCACCGGTGAGACGCCCGCTATGTTGTTGCAGAAACGGACACTACGTTCTAGGTTCGATTTGTTGCGAACGGAACGTTCAGTAGGCATCAGAGTACACGATGCGCAGCAAAGACAAATCGATTCATCTGGTGGGGTTCCGCGATCTTTTGACGAGGGAGACCCTGTTTGGATGAGGGATTACAATTCCGCAAACAAATGGGTCAAAGGTTCTATTACAAACGTGGATAGTACTCGTAGGTATATGATAGCAAGGGATAACGGTCAATTAGTCAAAAGGCATGTGGATCAGATACGGCGCCGATCTCGGCTATCGGTTGGTGGACCGAACACGGAAGAAGAGGGAACAATAGAGGGTGAGAGCTCCGTAACGCAGGCTGGAGACAACTTAATAAAGTCGGGAAAGAATGAGCATGAACGCAGTGATGAATGTGTGAGTGAAGAAGGTAAGTCGAATTCAGCGATGAACGAGGAAGTACGGGGTAGTGTTTGTGGTCAGCCGTCTGATCAATCACCTGGTATATCGGCTCAGCCGCAAGCAGGGTACCCAAAGCGAACCCGAAAACCGGTCATTAGATTTCAGTGCACGTGA